Below is a genomic region from Paenibacillus pabuli.
TCCTATGTTGCGCCCGCCACTGGCTATGAGCGAGTTTCTCAAAGATATTCAATCTAAATATTCACTGCAGGATCTGCTATGCTGGATGGATGCATTTATTGGAGACTGGATCGAGCAGACACGGAAAGAGATGACAGAGAAAAAGAGCAATAAACTGGTGGATCAGGTGAAACAGTATGTGGAGCAGCATTATGCTGACGAAATCAGCTTTGAAGCAATAGCCAAGGGACTTTTTGTACATCCCAAATATCTGAGCCAATTGTTCAAAAGGGTAACCGGAGAAAATTTCGTAAGTTATCTGAATGGATATCGGATCCAAAAGGCGATAGAGCTGCTGCAATCTGGTCACTATATGGTCTACGAGGTTAGTGAGATGACGGGGTTTCGGAACGCGACGTATTTTAGCCAGGTATTCAAAATGCTTACGGGCAAAAGCCCATCCGAATTCGGATAAGGGAATAATAATAGTAAGAGTAATAGGAATGTAGAAACCTAAAGGGGAAAAGAGAGAGGTATATATGAAGATTGAAAAACAGGAGTTTATCATAAAAGGAATGACTTTCTCGATTAGATCCGCAGAAGAAAGGGATGCAGAGTCATTATCTTCACTTCGTGTACAGATCGATGGGGAAACGGAGAACATGGACCGAGAGCGGGGAGAAGCTTATATCGATGCAGCGCGATTCAGGGAGATTATTCTTTCGGATACGGCGAAGGATCGGAACCTGTTTCTCGTTGCTACCGTGCAGGAAGGGATAGTTGGGTACGCAAGATGTGAGGGGTCAGATCTGAAGCGGTTTTCACATAAAGTTGAGTTTGGAGTGTGTGTTGCCCGAGATTACTGGGGTTATGGCATCGGAAATAAGCTGCTGGAGTCGTCACTCCATTGGGCAGATATGAGCGGTGTGGAGAAAGTGACGCTGAATGTGTTAGAAAGAAACGATAAAGCAATAGAGTTATATCATAGAATGGGCTTTGCAAT
It encodes:
- a CDS encoding GNAT family N-acetyltransferase → MKIEKQEFIIKGMTFSIRSAEERDAESLSSLRVQIDGETENMDRERGEAYIDAARFREIILSDTAKDRNLFLVATVQEGIVGYARCEGSDLKRFSHKVEFGVCVARDYWGYGIGNKLLESSLHWADMSGVEKVTLNVLERNDKAIELYHRMGFAIEGVLKKDRRHADGEYYDTIVMGRFRGE